The region CTTATCTGCACTTTCTTTGGACCTCAAAAGAAGTTGGGCAGAAAGGCAAAGGAGTTTTAAAGCCCTAAAATGTTAGCACCACACTGGTAACAATATGATTGATACTGATGTAGCACACATGATGGTTTCCGTCAAAATGTTGGACGGAAGTTAGGTCAAGTGAgctatttgtgttttttattattacgtACCCTAGGGAGTTTTTAGTTACTTTCTAAACTATAAAAAGCTATTTGCAATTCAGTGAAACCATATGGATTGATCGAtgttacatattttttaaaaaatttaaagagtaatgcttagtagactgttatacgactATAGTACAACTAGAAtaatgtgacaataaaaatcaattattgatgattttctttttttttttacaagtgttaATCCAATGACTGATTTTACTGCCGGCCACATACATCTTCTATAAGAGTACTCGATCTTATACCCGTATGGCGTTTACTAGATAACAATATCACTCTAATTTAAAATGAGAAACCCAGTATCCAAGCATCccctaattaattaagaagacAGTTTGGCAATATTTAATGGGGGACATGGGTCTTCATTTGACCGTTGGCCTAACATTCTCCAATAGGAGAAATTGCTTGCTAAAAAAGTGAGGGAAATCCCTCACCAACCATATGATATGCCCTGCCTAAGAGATTGCTAACTTGCCGCTGCTCGATCTCTCAACTGCATGTTTTTCTTCAGTTATaaacatctctctctccctcctaaCCTCTGACCTTCGAGAAACAACAATTGTCATCCTCTGAAAAATGGATCTACCTACGtaaacaaacaaaccaaaaatctcttctctctctctctctctctctctctctctctctctcggatgAATGCAAACAGTGGATCGGAATATCCTGGATTCTTAACATTTTCACAGATTATTGgttctaatatatattttggtatatatatatatatatgaccacAATCCTGAAGGGAAGGCCAAGTTTGATTGTTCACCAGCTTTACCTACTTCTGGGCATGATCAGTGATTATATTGACCAAAAGAGTTAGTTTGTTCGTACGGGGAACTTCAAGTACTAGTTCTCTTACATTTGCATGTTTtttaagaatattaattatcaTATATACCACATTTCTCCTTGAAGCTGTCTCTCCTAACAAGGAAAACAACCTTCACGTACacaaacaaaaacaccaaaagatGATCGATAACCCAATAcacaaggtatatatatatataaaaacttcaACCCGGCCATTGAAGTATATCCTTGGCCAGTCGCTCACCAAAACACTCCCTAAGATAAGATTTTGGCTCCAATTATTTGCTAGTCAATACGGATCATCTAATCatcaattttacaaaaatacatATGTACATGTAATTGGAGAGAATTAATGTTGTTATGAAGATCGATCTACTAGTGGAAAACTTGAATGCGTGTAATCATCCCACCAGTGGAAatatcaactatatatatatatatatatatatatattgactatTGTACTTGTAGTTGCATcttataaaaatgaaagaaagttATCAAGCATATATGAGTAGAGACACGCACGGGTGCGCTCACACACGCATACTtcattcttaaaatattaattaaatgattaaagtgattattttttatcagcttgagattttgataatttaatatggtatcaaaattaacagAGGTTTTGAATTCAAACCTTGTTTCcaacctctcatttcaattaaatattacataaatagcCCAACTACCAACGACCCCTTTTAGAAAGGCCACTTGACGGAATCACCCAAAAGGTCGACGGTCCAACAATTAAGTTAAGGTCCCTATTGGGCCGACAAACGACAAGGCCCTCAAGATCGCTACCGAAATGGCCTAGCAAGGACCCGAATACACCATTTTCTCAAGTACGCCCTCCCGCAGTGTATCGGGCGCATTGCCAACTCCCGTAACAACTTATGCAAGTTGTACGCATTCACCCCCAAGCATCCCCCCAAATAAATTTAGGGGCCTAAGGAAATCTCAACATCGAGCCCTAAAACCCTAGAAGGGATGAGGGGGACGGGGGCCTATATTATATTAGAGACCAGTGGATACCCCCTCAGGCGCGCATGTCTCCTTTTTCACCCTACCCTTACCTATTCAAGTTATCCTCTCCATCACCTATTAACTTGAGCGTCATAGGGTTCCGCCGAGTGCACCATCGGCCACCCTCTAattcccttctttttcttaatttcttgtaGTTCCTCCCTAGAGAGTAGTATGTAGTCATTGTATCAATATTACACATGCTGAgtcttacttattaaaaaataaaattataaaatattaattaaataattaaattaatcatttcctATTCCCCCTTTAACTTTATTTGGGGACAAGCAGAAGATGTTTTCCATAATTAATTTCTGTTATTTTCTGCTTTAGGAAGTGGCCACATTCTTGTATGCCCTTCTTGGTTCAAGTCACCTGATTTGACGCATAGTCATCTCATTTGGGATAAAAGTTTTTCTTCTGGGTCCGCCCATCTAACCTTCCCAACTATAAAACCACCGAAAGCAAACTTGTAAACCTTTTGAAGGGGCTACTTTTGCTTCTGAGCTTGACCCGAGAAACCCTGATCACCATTTTTCTCCTTCTGCAGACCTCATTTCAGTTATATTTTCAATGTTTCATCGCTTATTGTTTCCAAAATGTCAAGGCCATCTCTTTCACCACTCTATATCTTGACGTACTTCTCTTttagaatataaataatattttcttttaaaaaataagaacagaaaaagaatatttaaaacatGCTAGCCTCAGCTCGTTGAGTGCAACTCACTTTTGGGCTTGTAGTTGTGGGTATTAGGTAGAAGACAGGGATGTAAGTGTCATTGTTTGGCGAATATACATTCCTTTAAATGCATTTTTGTACTAACCTTGATGGAATATAGCACCTTTATCTTGTATAATAGAAACTGGATGCCTTTTATTATATGCCACAGGATCTAGCTATCTCTTTCGCTTTAAACAGGGAAAAACATTGGATATCTCATTTGATAATGTTTTCATAACTACATGTAAGTTTTAAGTTTATCATATGAAAAATACGTTTAAAGTTGATATGTCCGCAACCTCTCTCTCCTATTCAGTTTCGACAGTGCCGTTTCTTTCTTTCCGGCCACTTCTCCAGTGTtgtgtgttagaatatatatttcatattacgttggtttattttcttttatatatatatatatatatatatatatatatatttcctattTAGGTTTGATTGTAATCGAATCTAGAgatttaattacaattttatattttcctttattCTATTTCTTTGTAAGGTTTATTTCtgttatgttagaatatttatattatttaaattaggtTTATCGATATTTACCTTATTTAGTATAGGGTATTTTGCTCACTACTCATTGTCTTTTTATAAATAAGGAGTTATATTAAAACAGTTTATGGGCCGGTCCTTCAATTCGTACTCTGTCAAGGGGTGTTCTTTGGCTGTTTCCCACATGATACACTGCAATAAGAGAGGAAATCATGCAAAAGAGCTTGTCAGAGTGTGCCGGCACGCGACAGCTTTGATGCCTAAGGCttcgtttggtttgcgaaatgagtattttattgagaaatggaatagttattactaAGAATAAAAGAGAGTAGAATAAAATGGTTATGCCTACTTTTCAATTTGGTGacaactcatatactttaactggaatcgaatcaaaattactaaaaaaaaaaccccacatttttatttttttttaaaaaaaaaaaaacaaaaaacaaaaaaacttgaaaaactagtgggtggccgaccacccattggggtgttTGGCCAGCCACCCCCGAGGGACTCTGGGGGTGGTCACAGCCACCCCCGAAGCCCATCGGTGGTGGCCAGACCACCCCCAATGAAAATCAggggtggcctgtgccacccccaaatgctccaggggtggtgcgaccaccgcCGACTCCATATGTGGGGTGGTTGGCCAACCACTGGGTCATgggttttgtattttatttttttaaaaaaaaaaattgagagaaaatagaaaataacaagtagttttttctagaaaatgtagtctattcctataagaataactattcctctcattttttagaggaatagttatttccatttgaataactattccaattAATAGATccctaccaaacaaaataatgattATTCCATAGAAATAGTCATTACATTCTAGGAGTCTAttctgcgaaccaaacgaggcctaagtgaGATGATGATCTAAGAAATAAAGTTTTAGGAAAGTATAGTGTTCTTGTGTGTGTGATAAAAAGTTATCAGAATCCtttacctttctctctctttcccttttaTACCTTGCCTAACCTTGACGGTGATGATGTCCTATCTGTCTCTTCCTTCCTCTTTCTTCAGGCAGCTAGTCTTCTCCTGTTCCTTTCTTGTTTACATTTCATGGCTGAAGCATCTAGTCTTGCATTCATTAGCCGTCAAATTAGCCGTTGTTTTCACGTCTACTCAATTCCTCTTTCGTTTTATGCTCTCGGGGCTCTAGGGGATTGGTTAGTGGAACGGTTTTAGCGATCGAGGAGCCTGGTGATACGTTAACACGGTTGACAACTAGCAGTTTCCCGCACCTGTTGCTATCGTTGTTGCCTCCTACGATGTGGTTATTGCTTCCTCCTAAAGCAAGTGATGCCTTCCCTTGGCTTGAGGTCGATCTACTACCTACCGGTAGGCGGGGGCCCTTCGTATATGGGCTTATGGATGTGGGCCGTAACTGCCAGGCCCATGTCCTAACAAGTTATGTAATATTGtttaacataataaataaacaagatgtAACTCATACGTCTTTCTCCGCTTccgctctctttctctcttctctttcatattattttattttgtgttttatatatatatatatatggtatcagagttatTCTTCATGGTTTTCTATGTTGTGTAAGAAACAAATAGCTATTGCAGCTGTCAATAAGTTATGTTTGTTAACGTGTTCTGAAGAGTGTTTTCTGTTTGAAAAAGTATTGTGACGTGACATAAATgtgtaaattgttttttttgtgtttttaggattattttatgtcttgagttgtttgttaatgtatatCTTTTGAGTAAGAAATCAAAAGACATTTGATAGATAACACTTTTCCCTTcccctttttgttttctcttttcaaaacaaaaacattaacaaacaacccaaaacacaaagagaaatgctacacacactctcTCACTCCTACACTCCGATCCCTGACGTTGCGTTTAAAATAACCATTGGATAAGCCACGTCAAAAAGTGTGGGAGTGgaagtgtgtgtagcattactcaaacaACAAAACACGTACTCTGCACTGTCACATCAGCTAGAATACTTTTTCAAACAGAAAACActatctaaaaagcattaacaagcAGGGCAAAAACCTTAACAAACACAACCcaacttgtttttttatattgatctatatatatatatatacacagaaCTAGCTCACAGTATACGTGTTGTATCGGACTTGTAGTTGAAGAAAACCTTTTGCTTCATAGTATTATTATAAGTAGGATATTCTATCAATAATAGCATGAGGAACAAATGCACTCAAACCCATTTCTTTCGCCTCAAGTGTAGAATGTAGCACTTAATTAGCACACAAAGTCCAAAATGATTGCAACCTGTTGTCGTGTCCAAACTTGACTGATGGAGAGCAGCTTAATCAATAATCCTTCCTTATAACAACCCAATAAAGAGAGAATCATGGAGAAAAAAGGGCACCAAGAATCTTCAAAATTACTCAAGAGTGCCGCTCGCTGCATTAATCAGTGAAAGAAGAAGGCCGGCCGGCCACTAAAGATGATGACATACTCAGTCTCCAATCACAGATTTCCATGATAGGAGTGCGAATTGTCGGGTTCCGTGCCACGGTGGATTCCACAAACCCTAGAATCATTCTAAATTTGCTGCGTGTAGACGAAGGAATACCCTGCAAGTCAACCGGTTCCCTCGCCATCTCCGATTTTGATGCTATCTCAGTCAAACCACCAATGATATATGCCAACAACAAAATGGACGGCTGCTGCCACTGAAATCGAAGCTTCTCCTTTGGAAATTAATTACTTGACACAGATTGATGCATCGATacctatactatatatatatataatatcctAACAAGTACTGCTTGCTACAAGTTTTCAATGGGAGGACCTAACTTGTTTTTTGGATGATACTTGTAGCCTAGCTAGCCAATGGATTGTGCAAGGATAAAGCTAAAATTACAATAATCAAGATGGAGATgagtagaatatatatatagggtttggcTTGGGTCTAGTTTCTATCCATTGGGATTGGAACGCATATATGTATGTCCCATAACAAGACACAAGACACGTGTTCCGATTTCAACGGGTCTGATTCTAACTGAAACTGCTCAGACCCAAGTCAAATCTGTAGAATATTCAAaagattagtatatatacttcgTTCAAACCTGATGTACCTACAGGGAAGACAAAACTACAGTAACTAGTAGAAAGGTATTGAAAAACACACTTCAACAATGGTGGATTTAGGACAACCATTGGGATTAGATCGCATATATGTATGTCCCATAACAAGACACGAGACACGTGTTCCAATTTCAACGGGTCTGATTCTAACTGAAACTGCTCGAACCCAAGTCGAATATGAGAATATTCAAAAGATCGGTATATATACTTCATTCAAACCTGATGTACCTACGGGGAAGACAAAACTACACTAGCTAGTAGAAATGTATTGAAAAACACACTTcaataattgtggatttaggACAACTATGTAAAAAGTGGATTGCAATCTCCTACAATTAAGCTGCTcgaatatcacaaaaaaaaaaaaaatcggcaaCTTAAGAAAGCAAGTGGCGAGACTCACCTACCTCAAGCAACTTAGGATGTTGAGCCCACCTGCCTAAGGTAGGTAGCCCTATAGCCTCCTTCTTTTAAGCTgttcaaatttttgaaaaatccagATAgtctaagggtgcgtttggaattgcgatttcgtagacaataagtgcgattttaaactaaatcgcagaacatagatcgtttgggaactgcgtttttaaaaattgcgatttgaaaacgcagaaaatctgctttttcaaatcgcagataagatggtgcttttttgaaaacgcataattttaaaggtaaattcgtgattttaaatgctaaactgcgattttgccaaatgcttaattgcgtttttaaaaatcatttttttcaaatcgcatattataaaatcgttattttaaatcgcattttttgaaatcgcaaacccaaacggaccctaagtcTAAAGGACCCGTTCGTAGAAAGATGCTATACATACATAACTGAAGTCGGTATACATATCTAGTATGTGAAAAATTTGTTGACTCCGCCTAACTACTTAACTCCTTAAAAAGGATGTGTAGGGCCATATGACCTTTGTTTGTGGATCCCCACACAAACATATTGTTCAAGCTCATTCCTGAAAagcaaaaggaaagagaaaaacagTCATTCGAATCTACAAGAATATGGCCAGTCATACAAGGAAGAAGGTGGTATTGTTAAGTCCCCTCTTCAGGCCTGAAAAGTAAACCaacgaccaaaaaaaaaaaaagaaagtacttTATAATAAGACTGATGAACAAACAGGAATAAGATTGTTGAAAGCCACCATCcttcttattatattttaaatcattTAGTTAGTGatatataaaaggaaggaaATGCTATTTTCGAGCACTATCTTTACAAAGGAGACATAATGAATGCACGAAGAACGGATAAATGACTGTATTAATTACATGCCAAGAAGCCCTGTACTCCAGATCAAGTAGAATGTGCTTCCACTTAAACTACCAACTGCCTACTCTTCTGTACACCACAAATTTCTAGTGATTGATGGGGGTAATTTCCAATTAATTAAGTGTTAGAACAACTGAGGGGCTCTAATCTTATCCCACCTAACATCACATAGaacgggggggggggggggggggggggtgtttcCAGCCTCATGCGTTGGATCAGATTGGCCTGTTGAATAATAGTGTTAAGTAATTTGCAGATTCTTCCAAGGCTGAAAATTGAGCAGTATCTCCCAAATAGCTACAGGGCTGACAATTCAACTTCCTGGGTGCAAGGACGATATGCCACAAATGTGTAGTCGTTTGAGAAGGAACCGGGATTAAAACAAGTGATTCCTGTGTATTTAAATGCCTTCTGCTCACTTCTGTCACCTAAGATGATCTGTATGAGACAAAAAAAGTGAAACGTATGTCAGATGGTTCCTGTCAGGCCTTACACCTATGCAGTTATTAATGGCCTCAGCCAGCAAGTTTAATTTCCTTCCAAATATTCAGTTTTGCATATTTCTAATCATTTTTCCCATTCATCCATATATTGGCAACATGCAATGAGGTCGAGTCAAGCAACTGCCCCAAGTGGCCAAATCcacttctttcttgaattgatgagaaaagaatggaaaTCTAATCAATAAACAAATTCAGGATTCGtctaaaaaaaactttttataatgtactttttgctttttggttgaaaaagtgTTCTATATGACATTAAtgtgaaagtagttttgagtgttttgtgtttgaagtCGTTTggtaatgctttttttttttttgctaaaaaacaaaaaacctctCCAAAAAACGTTTGTCAAATGTGGCCTCAGACATTCAAATCATCTAGTTGTATCTCATTTTATCTTTCAACATCTCATTGCCATGGGTGATCCGTATTTAGTGTGACAGTTCCCACTTATCGTTCCAATGATGGGAAAAGACACAATTGCCAACATCATAAAACATAGCAATGTTAGACAAGTTGCAAAACCTTTGATATTAGTATTGAGTAGTACCGTATGTGGAGTTGGATAGAGATGGAGACAGTGGTCGTAATTCCAGATAACAGGTTGTACGATAAGAGGTAGTGGACAGAGATGACTTTGATGAGTTATGGTAGCAACAAGCTGCAGTAGAAACTCAAAAGCCATTAGCACCTTCAGCTAATATccacaagcaaaaaaaaatcagtaaattTATTTGGAAAATTTAAAGTTATTAGGTATAAAAGATTACATGCTGAAAAGGATCAGTGGTTTCTTCCGAAGAAGGGGGCATCAGACATGAGCGGCGCATCCTATACAGTAGATCTTGacggaaaaatacaatttcttgGGTATAGAATTTGATTCTGCATTCATACATGATAAAAGTATAATTACGAGGACAATCAAAACACATCAGTAGCTACATAGCAAGAAAGtaagagagaatttgaattccAAGCAGCAATGATGATCTCATATACTAAATTTTCTACTTTCCATCATCAGATGTTCCTTAAATCAAAGAACACAAGCTACAAATACCATTGAATTAATGCTACAGACATCAGGAGGATGTCCATAGAAGAATACTAAACTTAACTTCATCAGTGATCAGAAAGGTTAACCTGCAAGGATTGCTCGAAAATATGGCATTTGGAATGTGCTTCTGAAGCTCTTCAGTCAAATATTTAGGTAAAGAACACCTGGGTAGAACTGTTGATGGACCTGAAAACGCCAATAGTAGAATTCCTCAAGTATGCCACTTATTGTAAGGGGAAAAATTGAAGTATGGTTAGTCAGTTCAGTATACCTGCATCATCAGGACCAGGAATAAACAGAAATCGACTATGTTCTTTCAGCCGTGGATGGGCAGCAATCAATTGCCCTAGCTTGGCAAACTGTGATCTGTACACTTAGGTTGCTCATTATTGCTTTTACTCATTATGTATATCTGTAGTATTATTATCAGATAACAGTAAGCTACCCTCACCTGAGACTTGAGAAAGAGTGGAAGGAAAGGTTGCATGGGTGAGAACAAAAATTCCCCATGAATACAAATAAAGAAGGAACCACCTCCTCACTCTCAAATCCATTGAGGACAATCTCTAGTTTTTCCATAACCTTATCCATGAAGAAAGCAATAGTAAGCTTATGCCAAGGCActcagaaaaaacaaaattaaaacaaaaacaagaaagagaggAATCACCTCTTCATTGTCTAGCCAAATGTCAGACAGTATAACAAACATGTCGTTAACTGCTCTCTTTTCCAACTCCGCAAGTCTGAGCTATCAGATATGTAtaggaaattttataaattcataAACATTTAGGGCTACTGAAGAAACTTAAAAAGTTCTAtcagaaatgtttttttttttttttcaattcttaaTTATAGTTAATGCACTATATAGGATACAGTCTCCTCTTTAGTTAGTATACCACTTCCAAAGAAGTCATGTCCTGCAAGCGATTTGGATGACTTGTCTCGGTCCTCTAATGGAGGAAATCCACACGTAATGACCTTCATAACAGAAAGCAAGTTTCAGTAAAATATCTCCAGAAATCAACTCCAAAGGTGCCTATGGAGCTTTGGAAAGTTAGCAAAATCAATGCCTTGCAGAAACTCAGGGAAAATAAAATCCACATATACAAATTGATGTTTGACAGCTAGAGGTATGCTTTGGAAATTGGGAATAAGGTCCAAGGCAACTCAGAGATCTCAAGTTTTTCCGGACAGAAATTTGTGAGCCACCAAGTCCAAATAGAGACGTGGTTCTCAAAACAAGATTGATAGCAGAGACTAAAAAGTAGCAGGTCTCTCTTCAGAGACTAGTTTTACTCAAAATTAAGAAGACAATTTTGCAACACCAGATCATAATTTTTCCACTAAGCTTATTACGAAGGTGCTATCTcatttaaacattaaaatctTAAGTACCCTTCAAACATTTGAGAGAAACTTGTGGCAATTTCAGCAATATACAAAAATTGCTGAAATTTTGCCAAAATGAGTAGAAGAAAACGAAGACTAGAATAGGGTGTTTACTGTTGACAGCACAATTTCTCCAAATATTACAAATGACTCCAAATAGCAGTCCAAGGCCTTGTCCAGTTGACAGCACAATTTATGAGCTGAAGCTACAACAACCATCACTCAAACTCAAACCATCATGTCACAAAATTCAAATGGCTGTCCATAATTATTTGCAGTGTTCCATGTTACTGTCACTAGCTGTGTCTAATGGAAATTTGAACTATTTCTAGTTTTGAAAAGATGCTGGTTGAGTGATTGTTTCTTTTTTGCTGCTGGGGGATTTATAAGGTGAGACAAAATTTACATGGCTTCCTCTAGGGTTTAAACTgcaaacagatttttttttcttagaagacaaaaaaaaaaaaaatggtacaaCAATATTCTTAATGATCACCAACTGTCCAGGGCAGGGATTGGGCCATTAAtatacatttattttatgtaacaCATTAAGATCCTCCAGCTCTATCGAGATGCTCTAGATTATGAGATTAGAATTTCCTCTGTCCCTCCCACCCTTGCACTGCACTCTGGTACCCTAGTTCTAAATTAATGATGGTTTATTAGATTATAAGTTTAGAAGAACGGACAGAAATTTTCCATAAACTTTATAGGAGACCGacttaatattatataaaagacaccatatttttttgatagaaatgttaaaaaattgGTATGAACATTATTTTAGAGACTCCATATTTTTCAAATAGAAACAACAATTGGTATGAATATTCACATTCCCGCCAGCACCAATATCATCATTAACGCAAAGCCTGATTTCGAAGAGCTACTGGAAACTTCCAAGATGTTTCGAATCAAATGTCCATTGCTGCTACAAATGGTCAAGGTAAGTACTTGCCAAGACCAAATGTCTTCAAACAAATTATGAATTAATACTGCAAAAACTAAACAATAGCATGGGCACATACAAAATAGAGAAACTATGTACAGATGTTACAAAATCAGATCTATCAAGGCAGgtttcaagaaaatgaaatataacACTTACCTGAAATATACCCTCTAAGAGCATCTCACCTTCTGCTACAACTATGGTATTCTCCAAGAAAAAACCTGTAGTTATCTTGTATTCcttgtcaaagaaaaatactGATTTTATACCTCTATTTTGGCAAACTTCACATGATAACAGCCTTCCGCATTTGATAATCCACAATAAATTATGACAATAGAGATACATCCCTAAGCCACTATATTGATGGAGTCACAAAATCAATTCTTCCTATGAAACTCGCAATGCATGATACACGCCCTGAGTTGGACGGGCCTCCATGCAAAGATCAGACAGATGTTATCCTTCCATTCCCTTCAATTCATTCATGATTAAattacaagaaagaaaataaaagattaggGAAACAATAAGAAGTATACTTTGGGCAAGAGGGATTCTATATGGTTACACAACATATGATTGCATATCAATTCAGAGGTGAGATATGTTCATGGACTTGCATACTCTTCATGTATTCTGCATGAACAAAATAGGCAGCACAAAAATGGCTCTAAAATAAAGAACATTCAATAGAACCAACTTAAACTAGTTACGAAGACCTATATGCCATTACCAATTATTGGAACTCAATATTAATATAGGGCAGTGTGCTCAGAAAAATGAGTTAAAAGGACAAGTTTCAGATCATGTAGTGAAGTAATTTAGTTCCACTCGTAAAAACAAATTTGCccttccaataaaaaaaaaaaaaaaaaaagcgtaaaaattatgttttaaggATATTGCATTAGATAAATTGATTTCCACAGAAGCAGTTAGGTCTTCCAAATAAAAATGGCCATCCTCCAACTGAGATATCACACCCATG is a window of Alnus glutinosa chromosome 4, dhAlnGlut1.1, whole genome shotgun sequence DNA encoding:
- the LOC133866964 gene encoding DNA polymerase epsilon subunit B, whose translation is MKGSMLRKKVERKCKIRGYILKMEALEEILSFVDRFPGAEDDAVDLLLDQLDTDSLKSSIIDKEPVHRVVSLLLEAEAAAADESPDSVGGSSASAIRVIDAFLIPKFGYDPIKKIFHEHTGSLPIHGDASAKAALYRDRFLLLFQRLARDQHFSRPAFDTERSHVGSCEISPIQSLVGQTGRRWVMGVISQLEDGHFYLEDLTASVEINLSNAKITTGFFLENTIVVAEGEMLLEGIFQVITCGFPPLEDRDKSSKSLAGHDFFGSGILTKEETLRLAELEKRAVNDMFVILSDIWLDNEEVMEKLEIVLNGFESEEVVPSLFVFMGNFCSHPCNLSFHSFSSLRSQFAKLGQLIAAHPRLKEHSRFLFIPGPDDAGPSTVLPRCSLPKYLTEELQKHIPNAIFSSNPCRIKFYTQEIVFFRQDLLYRMRRSCLMPPSSEETTDPFQHLVATITHQSHLCPLPLIVQPVIWNYDHCLHLYPTPHTIILGDRSEQKAFKYTGITCFNPGSFSNDYTFVAYRPCTQEVELSAL